A stretch of the Tautonia marina genome encodes the following:
- the mgtE gene encoding magnesium transporter codes for MRNALLLPDLRELIHDGQAEAVREFLEEYPPVRQAELIEDLDVAESKAVVCLLEPKARAEVVSYFDTDRQIELIESMSMDDAAALLRDMPHDDRAHLVNRLDDDRTELILRRLAQAERDDIRRLAEYEPGTAGSVMTTDYATVPPFVSVREAIDVLRREAPERETILTSYVIDHQRRLIGSITLQALILARPTARVEDVMQENPVRAQVDEDREEVARKIAQYDLIALPIVDASQMLVGIVTHDDALDILREEQSEDLLRFGAVNYDAAEAEHDPDDESISSAVRRRFGWLLLLFGGGTITGVVVQSFGGVSIKYPEIQFDAFIPLLIGTGGNAGSQTVGTVIRGLALGDIDPRRDFLRILAREGMTGLYLGLVIGPCGFLFAWLIMGSTPSFAVVIGLAILGICVWANSVGSMVPMLARLAKIDPALVSAPMISTLVDATGLMIFYTTARVIHDVFIT; via the coding sequence ATGCGGAATGCCCTGCTACTGCCTGATCTGAGGGAGTTGATCCACGATGGTCAGGCGGAGGCGGTGCGCGAGTTCCTGGAGGAGTACCCCCCGGTTCGGCAAGCGGAGCTGATCGAGGATCTGGATGTTGCCGAGTCGAAGGCGGTGGTCTGCCTGCTGGAGCCGAAGGCTCGGGCGGAGGTCGTCAGCTACTTCGACACGGATCGGCAGATTGAGTTGATCGAGTCGATGTCGATGGACGATGCGGCCGCCCTGTTGCGCGACATGCCGCACGACGACCGGGCTCATCTGGTCAACCGGCTCGACGACGACCGCACCGAGTTGATCCTCCGTCGCCTGGCTCAGGCCGAACGGGACGACATCCGTCGGCTGGCCGAGTACGAACCGGGGACGGCCGGATCGGTGATGACGACCGACTACGCCACCGTGCCTCCGTTCGTTTCGGTGCGAGAGGCCATCGACGTGCTGCGTCGGGAGGCTCCCGAGCGAGAGACGATCTTGACGAGCTATGTGATCGATCATCAACGTCGGTTGATCGGTTCGATCACGCTCCAGGCGTTGATTCTCGCGCGGCCGACCGCCCGGGTCGAAGACGTGATGCAAGAGAACCCGGTGCGGGCCCAGGTTGACGAGGACCGCGAGGAGGTGGCCCGAAAGATCGCGCAGTATGACCTGATTGCGCTTCCGATTGTCGATGCGTCTCAGATGCTTGTCGGGATCGTGACGCATGACGATGCGCTGGACATTTTGCGAGAGGAACAGTCGGAAGACTTGCTCCGGTTTGGTGCCGTGAATTACGACGCGGCCGAGGCAGAGCATGATCCGGACGACGAGTCGATTTCGTCGGCGGTGCGTCGCCGGTTCGGCTGGCTTTTGCTGCTCTTTGGTGGCGGCACGATTACGGGCGTGGTGGTGCAATCGTTCGGCGGGGTTTCGATCAAGTATCCAGAGATTCAGTTTGACGCATTTATTCCGCTCTTGATCGGGACCGGCGGCAATGCCGGAAGCCAGACGGTGGGGACGGTGATTCGGGGGCTGGCGCTGGGAGACATCGACCCGAGGCGCGATTTCCTGCGGATCCTGGCCCGAGAGGGGATGACCGGGCTGTACCTCGGCCTGGTGATCGGTCCGTGCGGATTTTTGTTCGCCTGGCTGATCATGGGCAGCACGCCGAGCTTCGCAGTGGTAATTGGTCTGGCGATTCTGGGGATTTGCGTCTGGGCCAACAGCGTGGGTTCCATGGTGCCGATGCTCGCCAGGCTGGCGAAGATCGACCCGGCGCTCGTCTCGGCCCCGATGATCAGTACCCTGGTGGACGCGACTGGGCTAATGATTTTTTATACAACGGCACGAGTCATCCATGACGTGTTCATTACCTGA
- the accB gene encoding acetyl-CoA carboxylase biotin carboxyl carrier protein, whose translation MAESPTGSAGEHPDPDNVRRIHRLVRMMQHYDLTAIDLVEGPTKIRLRRRTEQAVVPLAQAPAQVAHLPVAPAVGATPAPAAAPPAPAAAPEVKGTLIESPMVGTFYQSGSPESPPFVTVGATVRPETTVCIIEAMKVFTEIPAGVSGRVVEILAQDKQPVEYGQPLFRVEPA comes from the coding sequence ATGGCCGAATCCCCGACCGGGTCGGCGGGTGAACATCCCGACCCGGATAATGTCCGCCGGATCCATCGCCTGGTCCGGATGATGCAACATTACGACCTGACGGCCATCGACCTGGTCGAAGGACCGACGAAGATCCGTCTACGTCGTCGGACCGAACAGGCCGTTGTTCCGCTTGCTCAGGCACCGGCCCAGGTGGCGCACCTGCCCGTCGCTCCGGCGGTGGGAGCAACGCCCGCGCCGGCCGCAGCGCCGCCGGCCCCGGCCGCGGCTCCCGAAGTTAAAGGCACGCTGATTGAAAGTCCGATGGTCGGCACGTTCTACCAGTCGGGCTCGCCGGAGTCTCCGCCGTTTGTGACCGTGGGTGCCACGGTTCGTCCCGAGACGACGGTCTGTATCATCGAGGCCATGAAGGTGTTTACCGAGATTCCGGCCGGTGTTTCGGGCCGGGTCGTCGAGATTTTGGCTCAGGACAAACAGCCGGTCGAGTACGG
- the serS gene encoding serine--tRNA ligase, producing the protein MLDLKFVLNNVDAVKQNCVDRSVPADVIEDLEKVVALETQRRELLREVEAVRKRQNEVAQATGKEKDPEKRAELVAEGKQLKQQVADREDSLRSLEEEVKARLGRVPNMTHPEAPIGQDEEANREIRRVGTPKAFDFPVKDHVELGKELDLIDFEAGSKVSGSGFYFLKNDAVLLDLALQQFAMQTLIKRGFTPIVTPDLARTSILEGIGFNPRGEETQVYSVESTDLCLIGTAEITLGGMHAEEILDESELPIKYVGISHCFRTEAGAAGRASRGLYRVHQFTKVEMFAYAVPEQSGAQHEEMLAIEEEIFTALGIPYRVLDICSGDLGGPAYRKYDIEAWMPGRGDYGEVTSTSDCTDYQARRLGIRYKPTGQKGTKFVHTLNGTAVALSRAIIVVLENYQRADGKIDVPEVLRPIMGKDVMG; encoded by the coding sequence ATGCTCGACCTGAAATTCGTCCTGAACAACGTCGACGCCGTGAAGCAGAACTGCGTCGATCGCAGCGTGCCAGCGGATGTGATCGAAGACCTGGAGAAGGTCGTGGCGCTGGAGACGCAGCGGCGCGAGTTGCTCAGGGAGGTCGAGGCGGTTCGCAAGCGGCAGAACGAGGTGGCGCAGGCGACCGGCAAGGAGAAGGACCCGGAGAAGCGGGCCGAGCTCGTGGCCGAGGGGAAGCAACTGAAGCAGCAGGTGGCCGACCGGGAGGATTCGCTCCGGTCCCTGGAGGAGGAGGTCAAGGCCAGGCTCGGTCGGGTGCCGAACATGACCCATCCGGAGGCGCCGATCGGTCAGGACGAAGAGGCGAACCGGGAGATCCGCAGGGTCGGCACGCCGAAGGCGTTCGACTTTCCGGTGAAGGATCACGTCGAACTGGGCAAGGAACTGGACCTGATCGACTTCGAGGCGGGGTCGAAGGTGTCGGGCTCGGGGTTCTACTTCCTCAAGAATGATGCGGTGTTGCTCGATCTGGCGCTTCAGCAGTTTGCGATGCAGACGCTCATCAAGCGCGGGTTCACGCCGATCGTCACGCCCGACCTGGCGCGGACGAGTATTCTGGAGGGGATCGGATTCAACCCGAGGGGAGAGGAAACACAGGTCTATTCGGTCGAGAGTACCGACCTCTGCCTGATCGGCACGGCCGAGATTACGCTGGGAGGAATGCACGCCGAGGAGATCCTCGACGAGTCGGAATTACCCATCAAGTATGTCGGCATTTCTCACTGCTTCCGGACCGAGGCGGGCGCGGCCGGTCGTGCGAGCCGAGGCTTGTATCGCGTGCACCAGTTTACCAAGGTTGAGATGTTCGCCTATGCGGTGCCCGAGCAATCGGGGGCGCAGCACGAGGAGATGCTGGCGATCGAGGAGGAGATTTTCACGGCGCTCGGCATTCCGTACCGGGTGCTGGATATTTGCTCGGGAGACCTGGGCGGCCCGGCGTACCGCAAGTACGACATCGAAGCCTGGATGCCCGGCCGGGGCGACTATGGCGAAGTGACCAGCACGTCGGATTGCACCGACTATCAGGCGCGCCGGCTGGGAATTCGCTACAAGCCGACCGGGCAAAAAGGGACGAAGTTTGTTCATACGCTCAATGGGACGGCCGTGGCGCTGAGTCGGGCGATCATCGTGGTTCTGGAGAACTACCAGCGAGCCGACGGCAAGATCGACGTGCCGGAGGTGCTGCGGCCGATCATGGGGAAGGATGTAATGGGCTGA
- a CDS encoding M24 family metallopeptidase yields the protein MADAFARRVEAVRSRMRAEKLDALLVTHPPNVSYLTGFTGDSSAVLLGTDRSVIVSDFRYETQLRDECPGQECHIRPSSKTLAQELGEVLAGFGWRSVGFESASLSVLDWETIRNGCGSVELRSTAGVVEEVRAVKDEAEIAAIRRAIDLAEQVFERVRHGWSGHWDEAEVANRLESELRSLGAAGSAFPPIVAVGPRSALPHARPEPGVRVDSGDFTLIDWGACLGPMPYRSDLTRVIVTGKVTPRFEEIYGIVVEAQRRAIASIRPGISAGEVDAQARSYIQEAGFGRFFDHGLGHGIGLEIHEAPRLRKDAAEVLRPGMVLTIEPGIYLPDWGGIRIEDDVLVTPDGCECLSRLPRDLDRIRDDTPGA from the coding sequence ATGGCCGATGCTTTTGCCCGCCGCGTCGAGGCTGTGCGATCGAGGATGCGAGCCGAGAAGCTCGATGCCTTGCTGGTGACGCATCCGCCGAATGTCTCGTATCTGACCGGATTCACCGGCGATTCGTCGGCGGTGTTGCTCGGAACTGATCGCTCGGTGATCGTTTCTGACTTTCGGTATGAAACGCAGCTCCGGGACGAGTGCCCGGGGCAGGAGTGCCATATCCGGCCGTCGAGCAAGACGCTGGCGCAGGAGTTGGGGGAGGTACTGGCCGGGTTCGGCTGGCGAAGCGTCGGATTCGAGTCGGCGTCGCTGTCGGTCCTTGACTGGGAAACGATCCGCAACGGTTGCGGGTCGGTGGAACTGCGCAGCACGGCGGGGGTGGTCGAGGAGGTCAGGGCGGTCAAGGATGAGGCGGAGATTGCGGCAATTCGCCGGGCGATCGACCTGGCCGAGCAGGTGTTTGAGCGGGTTCGGCACGGGTGGTCGGGGCATTGGGATGAGGCCGAGGTGGCCAATCGGCTGGAGTCGGAGCTGAGGAGCCTGGGGGCGGCCGGCTCGGCGTTTCCGCCGATTGTGGCGGTCGGGCCGCGATCGGCCTTGCCTCATGCCCGGCCCGAACCGGGAGTCCGGGTCGATTCGGGCGACTTCACGCTGATCGACTGGGGGGCCTGTCTGGGGCCGATGCCGTACAGGAGCGACTTGACGCGGGTGATTGTCACCGGTAAGGTAACGCCGAGATTCGAGGAGATTTACGGGATTGTCGTGGAGGCCCAGCGTCGGGCGATCGCCTCGATTCGTCCGGGAATCTCGGCCGGTGAGGTGGACGCCCAGGCCCGATCGTACATTCAAGAGGCAGGCTTCGGTCGCTTCTTCGATCATGGGCTCGGACACGGCATCGGCCTGGAAATTCACGAGGCTCCGCGCCTTCGGAAGGACGCGGCCGAGGTGCTACGACCTGGCATGGTGCTGACCATCGAGCCGGGGATTTACCTTCCCGACTGGGGAGGCATCCGGATCGAGGACGATGTGCTGGTCACGCCCGACGGTTGCGAATGCCTGTCCCGACTTCCTCGTGACCTTGACCGCATTCGAGACGACACTCCGGGAGCCTGA
- a CDS encoding creatininase family protein, with protein MRFAHLTAPEIRALDRQRTLVVAPIAACEQHSDHLPVITDTVLVGAVADGLEAARADQVLLLPVQWLGASEHHLPFGGTLTATLPTYEQMLIEILSPLLRDGFQRVLLLNGHGGNIDPLHVALRRLDAAFPKAVLTGAAYWELAAEPLAALCEGPRTSMGHACEIETSMMMHLRPELVRADRIQDDPSPGFVPGGLFHAVDFGRRTERGAVGYPSRANAEKGKRMLDAIVPAVVAAADAVLEVPLGSA; from the coding sequence ATGCGTTTCGCCCACCTGACCGCTCCCGAGATCCGTGCCCTTGACCGCCAGCGGACGCTCGTCGTGGCTCCGATCGCCGCGTGTGAGCAACACAGTGATCATCTGCCGGTGATCACCGATACGGTCCTGGTGGGGGCGGTGGCCGATGGTCTGGAAGCCGCGCGGGCGGATCAGGTCTTGCTCTTGCCGGTCCAGTGGCTCGGGGCCAGCGAGCATCACCTGCCGTTTGGGGGGACCTTGACGGCGACCTTGCCGACGTATGAGCAGATGCTCATTGAGATTCTTTCGCCACTGTTGCGCGATGGGTTTCAGCGGGTGCTTTTGCTGAACGGCCACGGGGGGAATATCGACCCCTTGCATGTGGCCCTTCGGCGGTTGGATGCGGCCTTTCCGAAGGCGGTTTTGACCGGGGCGGCGTACTGGGAACTGGCGGCCGAGCCGCTTGCCGCCCTGTGCGAAGGGCCGAGGACGTCGATGGGCCATGCCTGCGAGATCGAGACGTCGATGATGATGCACCTGCGTCCGGAACTGGTGCGGGCGGATCGGATTCAGGATGACCCCTCGCCCGGATTTGTTCCCGGTGGGCTCTTTCACGCGGTCGATTTCGGCCGTCGGACGGAGCGGGGGGCGGTGGGCTATCCGTCTCGGGCGAATGCCGAGAAGGGGAAGCGCATGCTCGACGCGATTGTGCCCGCGGTGGTCGCGGCGGCCGACGCAGTGCTGGAGGTTCCCCTTGGCTCGGCTTGA